In Myotis daubentonii chromosome 6, mMyoDau2.1, whole genome shotgun sequence, a genomic segment contains:
- the PDCD2 gene encoding programmed cell death protein 2 isoform X8 has protein sequence MAVVRAGAAELGFAEVAPAWRLRSQQFPSKVGGRPAWLGEAGLPGPAELACSLCGRPLAFVLQLYAPLPGRADAFHRGLFLFCCRAPPCCAGLRVFRNQLPRKNDFYSHEPPSEDPPPETGESVRLQLQSGAQLCRVCGCLGPKTCSRCRQAHYCSKDHQAVDWRCGHKQACRQAGNVDNTIPDHNFLFPEFEIVIETEDEITPEVSEKEDEPEIIGSMGMAEGLPPSGSLVKTSPKRRTFQTAPVEPREYLNSSHPHRYPLFLVRYKTACLR, from the exons ATGGCGGTCGTGCGCGCCGGGGCGGCGGAGCTGGGCTTCGCGGAGGTGGCGCCGGCCTGGCGGCTGCGCAGCCAGCAGTTCCCCAGCAAGGTCGgcggccggccggcgtggctggGCGAGGCCGGGCTGCCCGGGCCCGCGGAGCTGGCGTGCTCGCTGTGCGGCCGCCCGCTGGCCTTCGTGCTGCAGCTGTACGCGCCCCTGCCGGGCCGCGCCGACGCCTTCCACCGCGGCCTGTTCCTCTTCTGCTGCCGCGCGCCGCCCTGCTGTGCGGGCCTTCGCG tttttagaAATCAGCTACCCAGGAAAAATGACTTTTACTCCCATGAGCCGCCTTCTGAGGATCCTCCCCCAGAGACGGGCGAGTCCGTGCGCCTCCAGCTCCAGTCCGGGGCTCAGCTCTGCAGGGTGTGCGGCTGTCTCGGCCCCAAGACGTGCTCGCGATGTCGCCAGGCGCATTACTGCAGTAAGGACCACCAGGCTGTGGACTGGAGGTGCGGGCATAAGCAGGCGTGTAGACAGGCAG GTAATGTGGACAATACAATTCCAGATCACAACTTCCTTTTTCCAGAATTTGAAATTGTAATAGAAACAGAAGATGAGATTACACCTGAAGTTTCAGAAAAAGAAGATGAACCGGAGATTATAGGGAGCATGG GTATGGCAGAGGGCTTGCCCCCATCTGGATCTCTGGTGAAAACGTCCCCCAAGAGGAGGACATTCCAGACTGCCCCTGTGGAGCCAAGAGAATATTTGAATTCCAG TCACCCACACAGATACCCACTGTTCCTTGTGAGGTACAAGACAGCGTGCCTGCGGTGA
- the PDCD2 gene encoding programmed cell death protein 2 isoform X4 encodes MAVVRAGAAELGFAEVAPAWRLRSQQFPSKVGGRPAWLGEAGLPGPAELACSLCGRPLAFVLQLYAPLPGRADAFHRGLFLFCCRAPPCCAGLRVFRNQLPRKNDFYSHEPPSEDPPPETGESVRLQLQSGAQLCRVCGCLGPKTCSRCRQAHYCSKDHQAVDWRCGHKQACRQAGNVDNTIPDHNFLFPEFEIVIETEDEITPEVSEKEDEPEIIGSMGEAPAEELESMAKHESREDKIFQEFKNKIALEPEQILRYGRGLAPIWISGENVPQEEDIPDCPCGAKRIFEFQSPTQIPTVPCEVQDSVPAVKATHGASTGKPHVPQPRPK; translated from the exons ATGGCGGTCGTGCGCGCCGGGGCGGCGGAGCTGGGCTTCGCGGAGGTGGCGCCGGCCTGGCGGCTGCGCAGCCAGCAGTTCCCCAGCAAGGTCGgcggccggccggcgtggctggGCGAGGCCGGGCTGCCCGGGCCCGCGGAGCTGGCGTGCTCGCTGTGCGGCCGCCCGCTGGCCTTCGTGCTGCAGCTGTACGCGCCCCTGCCGGGCCGCGCCGACGCCTTCCACCGCGGCCTGTTCCTCTTCTGCTGCCGCGCGCCGCCCTGCTGTGCGGGCCTTCGCG tttttagaAATCAGCTACCCAGGAAAAATGACTTTTACTCCCATGAGCCGCCTTCTGAGGATCCTCCCCCAGAGACGGGCGAGTCCGTGCGCCTCCAGCTCCAGTCCGGGGCTCAGCTCTGCAGGGTGTGCGGCTGTCTCGGCCCCAAGACGTGCTCGCGATGTCGCCAGGCGCATTACTGCAGTAAGGACCACCAGGCTGTGGACTGGAGGTGCGGGCATAAGCAGGCGTGTAGACAGGCAG GTAATGTGGACAATACAATTCCAGATCACAACTTCCTTTTTCCAGAATTTGAAATTGTAATAGAAACAGAAGATGAGATTACACCTGAAGTTTCAGAAAAAGAAGATGAACCGGAGATTATAGGGAGCATGG GTGAAGCACCTGCAGAAGAATTGGAATCCATGGCAAAACATGAATCCAGGGAAGATAAGATTTTCCaggagtttaaaaataaaatagccctggaACCAGAACAG ATCCTCAGGTATGGCAGAGGGCTTGCCCCCATCTGGATCTCTGGTGAAAACGTCCCCCAAGAGGAGGACATTCCAGACTGCCCCTGTGGAGCCAAGAGAATATTTGAATTCCAG TCACCCACACAGATACCCACTGTTCCTTGTGAGGTACAAGACAGCGTGCCTGCGGTGAAAGCAACACATGGAGCATCCACTGGAAAACCCCACGTTCCCCAGCCGCGTCCCAAGTAA
- the PDCD2 gene encoding programmed cell death protein 2 isoform X6, protein MAVVRAGAAELGFAEVAPAWRLRSQQFPSKVGGRPAWLGEAGLPGPAELACSLCGRPLAFVLQLYAPLPGRADAFHRGLFLFCCRAPPCCAGLRVFRNQLPRKNDFYSHEPPSEDPPPETGESVRLQLQSGAQLCRVCGCLGPKTCSRCRQAHYCSKDHQAVDWRCGHKQACRQAGNVDNTIPDHNFLFPEFEIVIETEDEITPEVSEKEDEPEIIGSMGMAEGLPPSGSLVKTSPKRRTFQTAPVEPREYLNSRYRCASTMMRVYMCSLLPSEPAPTSQYKYSIIFRASVVLFVILNNTSSTDQGMTTL, encoded by the exons ATGGCGGTCGTGCGCGCCGGGGCGGCGGAGCTGGGCTTCGCGGAGGTGGCGCCGGCCTGGCGGCTGCGCAGCCAGCAGTTCCCCAGCAAGGTCGgcggccggccggcgtggctggGCGAGGCCGGGCTGCCCGGGCCCGCGGAGCTGGCGTGCTCGCTGTGCGGCCGCCCGCTGGCCTTCGTGCTGCAGCTGTACGCGCCCCTGCCGGGCCGCGCCGACGCCTTCCACCGCGGCCTGTTCCTCTTCTGCTGCCGCGCGCCGCCCTGCTGTGCGGGCCTTCGCG tttttagaAATCAGCTACCCAGGAAAAATGACTTTTACTCCCATGAGCCGCCTTCTGAGGATCCTCCCCCAGAGACGGGCGAGTCCGTGCGCCTCCAGCTCCAGTCCGGGGCTCAGCTCTGCAGGGTGTGCGGCTGTCTCGGCCCCAAGACGTGCTCGCGATGTCGCCAGGCGCATTACTGCAGTAAGGACCACCAGGCTGTGGACTGGAGGTGCGGGCATAAGCAGGCGTGTAGACAGGCAG GTAATGTGGACAATACAATTCCAGATCACAACTTCCTTTTTCCAGAATTTGAAATTGTAATAGAAACAGAAGATGAGATTACACCTGAAGTTTCAGAAAAAGAAGATGAACCGGAGATTATAGGGAGCATGG GTATGGCAGAGGGCTTGCCCCCATCTGGATCTCTGGTGAAAACGTCCCCCAAGAGGAGGACATTCCAGACTGCCCCTGTGGAGCCAAGAGAATATTTGAATTCCAG ATATCGGTGTGCTTCTACAATGATGAGGGTTTACATGTGTTCGCTTTTACCCTCtgagccagcccccacctcccagtaTAAATACAGCATTATTTTCAGAGCCTCTGTTGTTCtctttgtaattttaaataatacatcTTCCACTGATCAGGGTATGACTACTTTGTGA
- the PDCD2 gene encoding programmed cell death protein 2 isoform X2 → MAVVRAGAAELGFAEVAPAWRLRSQQFPSKVGGRPAWLGEAGLPGPAELACSLCGRPLAFVLQLYAPLPGRADAFHRGLFLFCCRAPPCCAGLRVFRNQLPRKNDFYSHEPPSEDPPPETGESVRLQLQSGAQLCRVCGCLGPKTCSRCRQAHYCSKDHQAVDWRCGHKQACRQAGNVDNTIPDHNFLFPEFEIVIETEDEITPEVSEKEDEPEIIGSMGEAPAEELESMAKHESREDKIFQEFKNKIALEPEQILRYGRGLAPIWISGENVPQEEDIPDCPCGAKRIFEFQVKPGLKDQQEWGLIFPPLRYVSCQHVRGGRKEKASASSYQRNYFSHGENDIL, encoded by the exons ATGGCGGTCGTGCGCGCCGGGGCGGCGGAGCTGGGCTTCGCGGAGGTGGCGCCGGCCTGGCGGCTGCGCAGCCAGCAGTTCCCCAGCAAGGTCGgcggccggccggcgtggctggGCGAGGCCGGGCTGCCCGGGCCCGCGGAGCTGGCGTGCTCGCTGTGCGGCCGCCCGCTGGCCTTCGTGCTGCAGCTGTACGCGCCCCTGCCGGGCCGCGCCGACGCCTTCCACCGCGGCCTGTTCCTCTTCTGCTGCCGCGCGCCGCCCTGCTGTGCGGGCCTTCGCG tttttagaAATCAGCTACCCAGGAAAAATGACTTTTACTCCCATGAGCCGCCTTCTGAGGATCCTCCCCCAGAGACGGGCGAGTCCGTGCGCCTCCAGCTCCAGTCCGGGGCTCAGCTCTGCAGGGTGTGCGGCTGTCTCGGCCCCAAGACGTGCTCGCGATGTCGCCAGGCGCATTACTGCAGTAAGGACCACCAGGCTGTGGACTGGAGGTGCGGGCATAAGCAGGCGTGTAGACAGGCAG GTAATGTGGACAATACAATTCCAGATCACAACTTCCTTTTTCCAGAATTTGAAATTGTAATAGAAACAGAAGATGAGATTACACCTGAAGTTTCAGAAAAAGAAGATGAACCGGAGATTATAGGGAGCATGG GTGAAGCACCTGCAGAAGAATTGGAATCCATGGCAAAACATGAATCCAGGGAAGATAAGATTTTCCaggagtttaaaaataaaatagccctggaACCAGAACAG ATCCTCAGGTATGGCAGAGGGCTTGCCCCCATCTGGATCTCTGGTGAAAACGTCCCCCAAGAGGAGGACATTCCAGACTGCCCCTGTGGAGCCAAGAGAATATTTGAATTCCAG gtcAAGCCTGGGCTGAAGGACCAGCAGGAATGGGGTCTGATTTTCCCTCCTCTCCGGTATGTTTCTTGCCAGCATGTTCggggggggaggaaagaaaaggccTCTGCAAGTAGCTACCAACGAAATTACTTCTCACATGGAGAAAATGACATTCTTTAA
- the PDCD2 gene encoding programmed cell death protein 2 isoform X1 produces MAVVRAGAAELGFAEVAPAWRLRSQQFPSKVGGRPAWLGEAGLPGPAELACSLCGRPLAFVLQLYAPLPGRADAFHRGLFLFCCRAPPCCAGLRVFRNQLPRKNDFYSHEPPSEDPPPETGESVRLQLQSGAQLCRVCGCLGPKTCSRCRQAHYCSKDHQAVDWRCGHKQACRQAGNVDNTIPDHNFLFPEFEIVIETEDEITPEVSEKEDEPEIIGSMGEAPAEELESMAKHESREDKIFQEFKNKIALEPEQILRYGRGLAPIWISGENVPQEEDIPDCPCGAKRIFEFQVMPQLLNYLKADRLGKSVDWGVLAVYTCAESCSLGTGYTEEFVWKQDVTDTP; encoded by the exons ATGGCGGTCGTGCGCGCCGGGGCGGCGGAGCTGGGCTTCGCGGAGGTGGCGCCGGCCTGGCGGCTGCGCAGCCAGCAGTTCCCCAGCAAGGTCGgcggccggccggcgtggctggGCGAGGCCGGGCTGCCCGGGCCCGCGGAGCTGGCGTGCTCGCTGTGCGGCCGCCCGCTGGCCTTCGTGCTGCAGCTGTACGCGCCCCTGCCGGGCCGCGCCGACGCCTTCCACCGCGGCCTGTTCCTCTTCTGCTGCCGCGCGCCGCCCTGCTGTGCGGGCCTTCGCG tttttagaAATCAGCTACCCAGGAAAAATGACTTTTACTCCCATGAGCCGCCTTCTGAGGATCCTCCCCCAGAGACGGGCGAGTCCGTGCGCCTCCAGCTCCAGTCCGGGGCTCAGCTCTGCAGGGTGTGCGGCTGTCTCGGCCCCAAGACGTGCTCGCGATGTCGCCAGGCGCATTACTGCAGTAAGGACCACCAGGCTGTGGACTGGAGGTGCGGGCATAAGCAGGCGTGTAGACAGGCAG GTAATGTGGACAATACAATTCCAGATCACAACTTCCTTTTTCCAGAATTTGAAATTGTAATAGAAACAGAAGATGAGATTACACCTGAAGTTTCAGAAAAAGAAGATGAACCGGAGATTATAGGGAGCATGG GTGAAGCACCTGCAGAAGAATTGGAATCCATGGCAAAACATGAATCCAGGGAAGATAAGATTTTCCaggagtttaaaaataaaatagccctggaACCAGAACAG ATCCTCAGGTATGGCAGAGGGCTTGCCCCCATCTGGATCTCTGGTGAAAACGTCCCCCAAGAGGAGGACATTCCAGACTGCCCCTGTGGAGCCAAGAGAATATTTGAATTCCAG GTCATGCCTCAGCTGCTCAACTACCTAAAGGCCGACAGGCTGGGCAAGAGTGTTGATTGGGGTGTCCTGGCCGTCTACACCTGTGCTGAGAGCTGCAGCCTGGGCACTGGCTACACAGAAGAATTTGTTTGGAAGCAAGATGTAACAGATACACCTTAA
- the PDCD2 gene encoding programmed cell death protein 2 isoform X9 → MAVVRAGAAELGFAEVAPAWRLRSQQFPSKVGGRPAWLGEAGLPGPAELACSLCGRPLAFVLQLYAPLPGRADAFHRGLFLFCCRAPPCCAGLRVFRNQLPRKNDFYSHEPPSEDPPPETGESVRLQLQSGAQLCRVCGCLGPKTCSRCRQAHYCSKDHQAVDWRCGHKQACRQAGNVDNTIPDHNFLFPEFEIVIETEDEITPEVSEKEDEPEIIGSMGMAEGLPPSGSLVKTSPKRRTFQTAPVEPREYLNSRSCLSCSTT, encoded by the exons ATGGCGGTCGTGCGCGCCGGGGCGGCGGAGCTGGGCTTCGCGGAGGTGGCGCCGGCCTGGCGGCTGCGCAGCCAGCAGTTCCCCAGCAAGGTCGgcggccggccggcgtggctggGCGAGGCCGGGCTGCCCGGGCCCGCGGAGCTGGCGTGCTCGCTGTGCGGCCGCCCGCTGGCCTTCGTGCTGCAGCTGTACGCGCCCCTGCCGGGCCGCGCCGACGCCTTCCACCGCGGCCTGTTCCTCTTCTGCTGCCGCGCGCCGCCCTGCTGTGCGGGCCTTCGCG tttttagaAATCAGCTACCCAGGAAAAATGACTTTTACTCCCATGAGCCGCCTTCTGAGGATCCTCCCCCAGAGACGGGCGAGTCCGTGCGCCTCCAGCTCCAGTCCGGGGCTCAGCTCTGCAGGGTGTGCGGCTGTCTCGGCCCCAAGACGTGCTCGCGATGTCGCCAGGCGCATTACTGCAGTAAGGACCACCAGGCTGTGGACTGGAGGTGCGGGCATAAGCAGGCGTGTAGACAGGCAG GTAATGTGGACAATACAATTCCAGATCACAACTTCCTTTTTCCAGAATTTGAAATTGTAATAGAAACAGAAGATGAGATTACACCTGAAGTTTCAGAAAAAGAAGATGAACCGGAGATTATAGGGAGCATGG GTATGGCAGAGGGCTTGCCCCCATCTGGATCTCTGGTGAAAACGTCCCCCAAGAGGAGGACATTCCAGACTGCCCCTGTGGAGCCAAGAGAATATTTGAATTCCAG GTCATGCCTCAGCTGCTCAACTACCTAA
- the PDCD2 gene encoding programmed cell death protein 2 isoform X7, which translates to MAVVRAGAAELGFAEVAPAWRLRSQQFPSKVGGRPAWLGEAGLPGPAELACSLCGRPLAFVLQLYAPLPGRADAFHRGLFLFCCRAPPCCAGLRVFRNQLPRKNDFYSHEPPSEDPPPETGESVRLQLQSGAQLCRVCGCLGPKTCSRCRQAHYCSKDHQAVDWRCGHKQACRQAGNVDNTIPDHNFLFPEFEIVIETEDEITPEVSEKEDEPEIIGSMGQAWAEGPAGMGSDFPSSPKSHGISSETENRMCVSPSRKFRKVSLRKRCSGKKCEWECSKQK; encoded by the exons ATGGCGGTCGTGCGCGCCGGGGCGGCGGAGCTGGGCTTCGCGGAGGTGGCGCCGGCCTGGCGGCTGCGCAGCCAGCAGTTCCCCAGCAAGGTCGgcggccggccggcgtggctggGCGAGGCCGGGCTGCCCGGGCCCGCGGAGCTGGCGTGCTCGCTGTGCGGCCGCCCGCTGGCCTTCGTGCTGCAGCTGTACGCGCCCCTGCCGGGCCGCGCCGACGCCTTCCACCGCGGCCTGTTCCTCTTCTGCTGCCGCGCGCCGCCCTGCTGTGCGGGCCTTCGCG tttttagaAATCAGCTACCCAGGAAAAATGACTTTTACTCCCATGAGCCGCCTTCTGAGGATCCTCCCCCAGAGACGGGCGAGTCCGTGCGCCTCCAGCTCCAGTCCGGGGCTCAGCTCTGCAGGGTGTGCGGCTGTCTCGGCCCCAAGACGTGCTCGCGATGTCGCCAGGCGCATTACTGCAGTAAGGACCACCAGGCTGTGGACTGGAGGTGCGGGCATAAGCAGGCGTGTAGACAGGCAG GTAATGTGGACAATACAATTCCAGATCACAACTTCCTTTTTCCAGAATTTGAAATTGTAATAGAAACAGAAGATGAGATTACACCTGAAGTTTCAGAAAAAGAAGATGAACCGGAGATTATAGGGAGCATGG gtcAAGCCTGGGCTGAAGGACCAGCAGGAATGGGGTCTGATTTTCCCTCCTCTCCG AAATCTCATGGCATTAGTTCAGAGACTGAAAACAGAATGTGTGTGTCACCGAGCAGAAAATTCAGGAAGGTTTCTCTGAGGAAGAGGTGCTCGGGTAAGAAATGTGAGTGGGAGTGCTCAAAGCAAAAGTGA
- the PDCD2 gene encoding programmed cell death protein 2 isoform X5, translating to MAVVRAGAAELGFAEVAPAWRLRSQQFPSKVGGRPAWLGEAGLPGPAELACSLCGRPLAFVLQLYAPLPGRADAFHRGLFLFCCRAPPCCAGLRVFRNQLPRKNDFYSHEPPSEDPPPETGESVRLQLQSGAQLCRVCGCLGPKTCSRCRQAHYCSKDHQAVDWRCGHKQACRQAGNVDNTIPDHNFLFPEFEIVIETEDEITPEVSEKEDEPEIIGSMGEAPAEELESMAKHESREDKIFQEFKNKIALEPEQILRYGRGLAPIWISGENVPQEEDIPDCPCGAKRIFEFQISVCFYNDEGLHVFAFTL from the exons ATGGCGGTCGTGCGCGCCGGGGCGGCGGAGCTGGGCTTCGCGGAGGTGGCGCCGGCCTGGCGGCTGCGCAGCCAGCAGTTCCCCAGCAAGGTCGgcggccggccggcgtggctggGCGAGGCCGGGCTGCCCGGGCCCGCGGAGCTGGCGTGCTCGCTGTGCGGCCGCCCGCTGGCCTTCGTGCTGCAGCTGTACGCGCCCCTGCCGGGCCGCGCCGACGCCTTCCACCGCGGCCTGTTCCTCTTCTGCTGCCGCGCGCCGCCCTGCTGTGCGGGCCTTCGCG tttttagaAATCAGCTACCCAGGAAAAATGACTTTTACTCCCATGAGCCGCCTTCTGAGGATCCTCCCCCAGAGACGGGCGAGTCCGTGCGCCTCCAGCTCCAGTCCGGGGCTCAGCTCTGCAGGGTGTGCGGCTGTCTCGGCCCCAAGACGTGCTCGCGATGTCGCCAGGCGCATTACTGCAGTAAGGACCACCAGGCTGTGGACTGGAGGTGCGGGCATAAGCAGGCGTGTAGACAGGCAG GTAATGTGGACAATACAATTCCAGATCACAACTTCCTTTTTCCAGAATTTGAAATTGTAATAGAAACAGAAGATGAGATTACACCTGAAGTTTCAGAAAAAGAAGATGAACCGGAGATTATAGGGAGCATGG GTGAAGCACCTGCAGAAGAATTGGAATCCATGGCAAAACATGAATCCAGGGAAGATAAGATTTTCCaggagtttaaaaataaaatagccctggaACCAGAACAG ATCCTCAGGTATGGCAGAGGGCTTGCCCCCATCTGGATCTCTGGTGAAAACGTCCCCCAAGAGGAGGACATTCCAGACTGCCCCTGTGGAGCCAAGAGAATATTTGAATTCCAG ATATCGGTGTGCTTCTACAATGATGAGGGTTTACATGTGTTCGCTTTTACCCTCtga
- the PDCD2 gene encoding programmed cell death protein 2 isoform X10, giving the protein MAVVRAGAAELGFAEVAPAWRLRSQQFPSKVGGRPAWLGEAGLPGPAELACSLCGRPLAFVLQLYAPLPGRADAFHRGLFLFCCRAPPCCAGLRVFRNQLPRKNDFYSHEPPSEDPPPETGESVRLQLQSGAQLCRVCGCLGPKTCSRCRQAHYCSKDHQAVDWRCGHKQACRQAGNVDNTIPDHNFLFPEFEIVIETEDEITPEVSEKEDEPEIIGSMGMAEGLPPSGSLVKTSPKRRTFQTAPVEPREYLNSRSSLG; this is encoded by the exons ATGGCGGTCGTGCGCGCCGGGGCGGCGGAGCTGGGCTTCGCGGAGGTGGCGCCGGCCTGGCGGCTGCGCAGCCAGCAGTTCCCCAGCAAGGTCGgcggccggccggcgtggctggGCGAGGCCGGGCTGCCCGGGCCCGCGGAGCTGGCGTGCTCGCTGTGCGGCCGCCCGCTGGCCTTCGTGCTGCAGCTGTACGCGCCCCTGCCGGGCCGCGCCGACGCCTTCCACCGCGGCCTGTTCCTCTTCTGCTGCCGCGCGCCGCCCTGCTGTGCGGGCCTTCGCG tttttagaAATCAGCTACCCAGGAAAAATGACTTTTACTCCCATGAGCCGCCTTCTGAGGATCCTCCCCCAGAGACGGGCGAGTCCGTGCGCCTCCAGCTCCAGTCCGGGGCTCAGCTCTGCAGGGTGTGCGGCTGTCTCGGCCCCAAGACGTGCTCGCGATGTCGCCAGGCGCATTACTGCAGTAAGGACCACCAGGCTGTGGACTGGAGGTGCGGGCATAAGCAGGCGTGTAGACAGGCAG GTAATGTGGACAATACAATTCCAGATCACAACTTCCTTTTTCCAGAATTTGAAATTGTAATAGAAACAGAAGATGAGATTACACCTGAAGTTTCAGAAAAAGAAGATGAACCGGAGATTATAGGGAGCATGG GTATGGCAGAGGGCTTGCCCCCATCTGGATCTCTGGTGAAAACGTCCCCCAAGAGGAGGACATTCCAGACTGCCCCTGTGGAGCCAAGAGAATATTTGAATTCCAG gtcAAGCCTGGGCTGA
- the PDCD2 gene encoding programmed cell death protein 2 isoform X3, producing MAVVRAGAAELGFAEVAPAWRLRSQQFPSKVGGRPAWLGEAGLPGPAELACSLCGRPLAFVLQLYAPLPGRADAFHRGLFLFCCRAPPCCAGLRVFRNQLPRKNDFYSHEPPSEDPPPETGESVRLQLQSGAQLCRVCGCLGPKTCSRCRQAHYCSKDHQAVDWRCGHKQACRQAGNVDNTIPDHNFLFPEFEIVIETEDEITPEVSEKEDEPEIIGSMGEAPAEELESMAKHESREDKIFQEFKNKIALEPEQILRYGRGLAPIWISGENVPQEEDIPDCPCGAKRIFEFQVKPGLKDQQEWGLIFPPLRNLMALVQRLKTECVCHRAENSGRFL from the exons ATGGCGGTCGTGCGCGCCGGGGCGGCGGAGCTGGGCTTCGCGGAGGTGGCGCCGGCCTGGCGGCTGCGCAGCCAGCAGTTCCCCAGCAAGGTCGgcggccggccggcgtggctggGCGAGGCCGGGCTGCCCGGGCCCGCGGAGCTGGCGTGCTCGCTGTGCGGCCGCCCGCTGGCCTTCGTGCTGCAGCTGTACGCGCCCCTGCCGGGCCGCGCCGACGCCTTCCACCGCGGCCTGTTCCTCTTCTGCTGCCGCGCGCCGCCCTGCTGTGCGGGCCTTCGCG tttttagaAATCAGCTACCCAGGAAAAATGACTTTTACTCCCATGAGCCGCCTTCTGAGGATCCTCCCCCAGAGACGGGCGAGTCCGTGCGCCTCCAGCTCCAGTCCGGGGCTCAGCTCTGCAGGGTGTGCGGCTGTCTCGGCCCCAAGACGTGCTCGCGATGTCGCCAGGCGCATTACTGCAGTAAGGACCACCAGGCTGTGGACTGGAGGTGCGGGCATAAGCAGGCGTGTAGACAGGCAG GTAATGTGGACAATACAATTCCAGATCACAACTTCCTTTTTCCAGAATTTGAAATTGTAATAGAAACAGAAGATGAGATTACACCTGAAGTTTCAGAAAAAGAAGATGAACCGGAGATTATAGGGAGCATGG GTGAAGCACCTGCAGAAGAATTGGAATCCATGGCAAAACATGAATCCAGGGAAGATAAGATTTTCCaggagtttaaaaataaaatagccctggaACCAGAACAG ATCCTCAGGTATGGCAGAGGGCTTGCCCCCATCTGGATCTCTGGTGAAAACGTCCCCCAAGAGGAGGACATTCCAGACTGCCCCTGTGGAGCCAAGAGAATATTTGAATTCCAG gtcAAGCCTGGGCTGAAGGACCAGCAGGAATGGGGTCTGATTTTCCCTCCTCTCCG AAATCTCATGGCATTAGTTCAGAGACTGAAAACAGAATGTGTGTGTCACCGAGCAGAAAATTCAGGAAGGTTTCTCTGA